In Pongo abelii isolate AG06213 chromosome 5, NHGRI_mPonAbe1-v2.0_pri, whole genome shotgun sequence, a single genomic region encodes these proteins:
- the LOC103890951 gene encoding large ribosomal subunit protein eL31-like codes for MAPAKKGGEKKKGHSAINEVVTQEYTINIHKRIHGVGFKKRAPRALKEIRKFAMKEMGTPDVRIDTKLNKAVWAKGIRNVPYRICVRLSRKHNEDEDSPNKLYTLVTYVPVTTFKNLQTVNVDEN; via the coding sequence ATGGCTCCCGCAAAGAAGGGTGGCGAGAAGAAAAAGGGCCATTCTGCCATCAACGAAGTGGTAACCCAAGAATACACCATCAACATTCACAAGCGCATCCATGGAGTGGGCTTCAAGAAGCGTGCACCTCGGGCACTCAAAGAGATTCGGAAATTTGCCATGAAGGAGATGGGAACTCCAGATGTGCGCATTGACACCAAGCTGAACAAAGCTGTCTGGgccaaaggaataaggaatgtcCCATACCGAATCTGTGTGCGGCTGTCCAGAAAACATAATGAGGATGAAGATTCACCAAATAAGCTATATACTTTGGTTACCTATGTACCTGTTACCACTTTCAAAAATCTACAGACAGTCAATGTGGATGAGAACTAA